One stretch of Leadbetterella byssophila DSM 17132 DNA includes these proteins:
- a CDS encoding sugar transferase, translating into MKHRYSSYIPLLNIAMDMFLLNLSYVLAYYYNYGELENVLSSPFSVLLGVFNGAWLVLAFIIKPYVFSRVQFSTSHLELRFLTLFCIHGAIVSLFITATQGYYFSRLHLILSYGVFFILGSTWRVLFVWGLKQYRLKGYNHRNYIVVGGTEKAESLTKFYELHPELGMNYLGYFGKNESSPLYQGSYQDVVNFIENHDIDYIYCYGGDLDTKVFKEIADAAIEQDTEVKLLPDYIDIPNKLDVEYHSYIPIFRYLPQTFYQTREAYLKRVFDILFSSSVILLGSPLFILIGIITKLTSPGPIIFTQRRTGLMGKPFTIYKFRSMKVNAEQRHSLGKVDDRITTWGHFMRRTRIDELPQFFNVLIGDMSIVGPRPLAGYDIEILKKEMPEGYRLLVSVKPGLTSIGQTVYGYASDATQIKERANIDLTYEPSLKEDLSIIFRTIKVVFAASGK; encoded by the coding sequence ATGAAACACCGTTACTCTTCATATATACCACTTCTTAATATTGCCATGGACATGTTCTTGTTGAACTTGTCCTACGTTCTCGCCTATTACTATAATTATGGAGAATTAGAGAACGTTCTTTCGTCTCCCTTTTCCGTTTTATTAGGTGTTTTTAACGGAGCATGGCTTGTTTTAGCCTTCATTATCAAACCTTACGTTTTCTCCAGAGTTCAGTTTAGCACCTCACATCTTGAGTTAAGATTTCTTACCCTATTCTGCATCCATGGAGCCATAGTTTCCCTCTTTATTACGGCGACACAAGGTTACTATTTCTCTAGATTACATCTTATTCTGAGCTACGGAGTATTCTTTATTTTAGGTAGCACTTGGCGCGTACTCTTCGTATGGGGATTAAAGCAATACAGGCTAAAAGGATACAATCACAGGAATTATATCGTAGTTGGGGGTACAGAAAAAGCGGAATCTTTAACTAAATTCTATGAATTACATCCGGAATTAGGGATGAATTACTTGGGTTATTTCGGAAAGAATGAATCATCTCCTTTATATCAAGGCTCGTATCAAGATGTAGTAAACTTTATAGAAAACCACGATATTGATTACATTTATTGCTATGGAGGAGACTTGGACACAAAAGTATTCAAAGAGATTGCAGATGCTGCCATAGAACAAGATACAGAAGTAAAATTATTGCCGGACTATATAGATATTCCCAACAAACTAGATGTGGAATATCACTCTTATATACCTATATTTAGATATCTCCCCCAAACCTTTTATCAGACCCGCGAAGCTTACCTAAAAAGAGTTTTTGACATCTTATTTTCAAGCTCGGTTATACTTCTGGGTTCCCCACTATTTATACTTATTGGGATTATCACCAAGTTAACTTCACCAGGCCCTATCATATTTACGCAAAGAAGAACCGGCCTAATGGGTAAGCCATTCACCATATATAAGTTCAGAAGCATGAAGGTGAATGCAGAGCAAAGGCATTCCTTAGGAAAAGTAGATGATAGAATTACTACATGGGGTCACTTTATGAGAAGGACCCGTATAGATGAGCTTCCCCAATTTTTCAACGTTCTAATTGGTGATATGTCAATAGTGGGTCCACGCCCTTTGGCTGGATATGATATAGAAATTCTCAAAAAAGAAATGCCTGAAGGTTATCGATTACTAGTATCTGTCAAGCCTGGCCTAACTTCAATTGGTCAAACCGTATATGGATACGCCTCAGATGCTACACAAATCAAAGAAAGAGCAAACATTGACTTAACTTATGAACCCTCTCTAAAGGAAGACCTTTCTATTATATTCAGAACTATAAAAGTAGTTTTTGCTGCATCCGGAAAATAG
- a CDS encoding capsule assembly Wzi family protein produces the protein MKKSLLFILIAFFSYVGTFGQNVEGTLELQLNANNHVPFWMRANKFGSVPSKGTSSSFIGNIYKHYGDTSTFKKFDYGLGLEVRANIGSESNVTIIEGYGKVKYDFIEIRAGRFKEFLGLVDSSLSIGSFSISGNALGIPKIEVRVPEYWPRKTLISGRGNFAHGWYGYIPTKGTLAQTDSLYTYFHQKSLWIRIARPHWKIKFYGGFVDNAYWGDEYKLHESFNMTKFQRYWSVISGKVWQESKVGNHVGNIDAKIEYDLKKYKISLYRQFFYEVGALWHLANIADGLLGITLENKEISNSKITWSKILVEALYTKNQAGEPWSKPTPTGNENYLNHYIYNYGWSYRNNGLGNPFITPKHTARENLPSSPYLIEYFINNRIWGFNSGFEGNLFGWSTISKLSFTKNFGTRVTEKLFPQSLQFSFYLEGQKKLSKSYFTKIVLGVDSGRLLPNSNGLTLSIIRKF, from the coding sequence ATGAAAAAAAGTCTCCTCTTCATCCTAATTGCTTTTTTTTCTTATGTAGGAACATTTGGGCAAAATGTCGAAGGTACTTTGGAGTTACAGTTAAATGCCAACAATCATGTGCCATTTTGGATGCGCGCTAATAAATTTGGCAGTGTTCCAAGCAAAGGAACTTCGAGTTCATTTATTGGAAATATATATAAGCATTATGGAGACACTTCAACGTTTAAAAAATTTGATTATGGACTTGGCCTAGAAGTAAGGGCAAACATTGGAAGTGAATCCAACGTTACCATAATTGAAGGATATGGCAAAGTAAAATATGATTTTATAGAGATTCGAGCTGGAAGGTTTAAAGAATTCCTAGGTTTAGTAGATTCGTCCTTATCTATTGGCTCTTTCTCCATCTCAGGAAATGCCCTAGGAATTCCCAAAATTGAAGTTAGAGTACCGGAATATTGGCCAAGAAAAACCCTTATTTCAGGTCGGGGGAATTTTGCCCATGGATGGTACGGTTATATCCCAACGAAAGGCACTTTAGCACAAACCGATTCACTTTATACTTATTTCCATCAAAAATCATTGTGGATAAGAATTGCAAGACCACATTGGAAGATAAAATTCTACGGAGGATTTGTTGACAATGCCTATTGGGGAGACGAATATAAATTACATGAATCTTTCAACATGACTAAATTCCAACGGTATTGGTCTGTTATCAGTGGGAAAGTATGGCAAGAAAGCAAAGTAGGTAATCACGTTGGTAATATTGACGCTAAAATAGAGTATGACCTAAAAAAATATAAGATATCCTTGTACAGACAATTCTTTTATGAAGTAGGAGCTCTTTGGCATTTGGCAAATATAGCTGACGGTCTACTTGGAATAACATTGGAAAACAAAGAAATCAGTAATTCAAAAATTACTTGGTCTAAAATACTTGTAGAAGCTCTTTACACGAAAAATCAGGCCGGTGAACCATGGTCTAAACCGACACCAACAGGAAACGAGAATTATTTAAACCACTATATATATAATTATGGATGGTCATATAGAAATAATGGATTAGGAAATCCATTTATTACACCGAAACATACCGCTAGAGAAAATTTACCATCAAGTCCATATCTAATAGAGTACTTTATTAATAATAGAATCTGGGGATTTAACTCTGGATTTGAAGGAAATTTATTTGGCTGGAGTACTATTTCTAAATTATCCTTTACAAAGAATTTTGGTACGAGAGTAACAGAAAAATTGTTTCCACAATCTTTACAATTTTCATTTTATTTAGAAGGACAGAAAAAATTATCAAAAAGCTACTTTACAAAAATTGTACTGGGTGTTGATAGTGGAAGACTCTTACCTAATTCAAATGGATTAACATTAAGTATAATACGCAAGTTTTAA
- the gmd gene encoding GDP-mannose 4,6-dehydratase: MKKALITGITGQDGAYLAEFLLNIGYEVHGIKRRSSLINTNRIDKLYKDPHAEGVRFKLHYGDLSDSTNIIRIIKEVQPDEIYNLGAMSHVKVSFDEPEYTAQVDGIGTLRILEAVRLLGLTNKTKIYQASTSELYGLVQEVPQRETTPFYPRSPYAVAKLYGYWITVNYREAYNMFAVNGILFNHESPLRGETFVTRKITRGVAQIALGRQEKLYLGNLDAKRDWGHAKDYVEAMWLILQQENPEDYVIATGITTTVRDFVRMAFREVGIELDFIGEGVFEQAIVKSCSNPLYQLEKGSVVVEVDERYFRPTEVELLIGDPSKSKSKLGWVPKYDLTALVKDMMDSDLKIFKGERA; this comes from the coding sequence ATGAAAAAAGCCTTAATTACTGGAATAACAGGGCAAGACGGAGCTTATTTGGCCGAATTTCTTCTAAATATAGGATATGAAGTTCATGGTATTAAGCGAAGAAGCTCTCTAATTAATACAAATAGAATTGATAAGTTATATAAAGATCCACATGCTGAAGGAGTAAGATTTAAATTGCATTATGGTGATCTTTCTGATTCAACCAATATAATTAGAATTATTAAAGAGGTTCAGCCAGACGAGATATACAATTTAGGTGCAATGAGTCATGTAAAAGTGAGCTTTGATGAGCCCGAATATACGGCTCAGGTGGATGGTATTGGAACTTTACGTATTTTAGAAGCAGTTCGTCTTTTAGGCCTAACAAATAAAACAAAAATATATCAAGCTTCGACTTCTGAACTTTATGGCCTAGTGCAGGAGGTTCCTCAAAGAGAAACTACGCCTTTTTATCCACGATCTCCTTATGCTGTTGCAAAACTATATGGATATTGGATTACTGTAAATTATAGAGAAGCTTATAATATGTTTGCTGTTAATGGGATCTTATTTAATCATGAGTCTCCATTAAGAGGAGAAACTTTCGTGACCAGAAAAATCACTCGGGGTGTAGCGCAAATTGCCTTAGGGCGTCAAGAAAAGTTATATTTAGGGAATTTAGATGCAAAAAGAGACTGGGGACATGCAAAGGATTACGTGGAGGCTATGTGGTTAATTTTGCAACAAGAAAATCCAGAGGATTATGTAATTGCAACTGGAATCACAACTACAGTAAGAGATTTTGTTAGAATGGCATTTCGTGAGGTTGGAATTGAATTAGATTTTATTGGAGAGGGAGTCTTTGAACAGGCAATTGTTAAATCTTGTTCAAATCCTTTATATCAGTTGGAGAAAGGTTCTGTGGTAGTTGAGGTTGATGAAAGGTACTTTCGTCCAACAGAAGTTGAGTTATTAATTGGAGATCCAAGTAAATCTAAATCAAAGTTAGGCTGGGTGCCTAAATATGATTTGACAGCTTTGGTTAAAGATATGATGGATTCAGATTTAAAAATATTTAAGGGGGAGAGAGCTTAA
- a CDS encoding glycosyltransferase has translation MKRILHIAEAFGGGIITFIANLANEQCVEHEVIIAHGIRPETHSNYVDFFDSRIKLLRVNNFRQEIGFIQETRAVLELRALIAKIGPDVIHMHSSQSGVLGKLASLNTKSVKVYSPHGFSFLKQDVSDLKRFAFKSIEKVFSLFDCTLVASSSSEFAEAKLITKKSVLINNGINTESLSKFLNIPKNNSKITVGMIGRALPQKNPRLFNSIASRMPDIDFVWIGDGELRNELKAPNIFIVGWGSREEALHYLAKLDIYIMTSLWEGMPLSLLEAMYLKIPSVVTNVVGNRDVIIDNFNGYVVNNEDEFVDKIKFLANNTLERVRMGNAAYCDICEKFNSKVMAENFNKVYGF, from the coding sequence ATGAAAAGGATTCTTCATATAGCTGAGGCATTTGGGGGAGGCATTATTACTTTTATAGCTAACTTGGCTAATGAACAATGCGTAGAGCACGAAGTTATTATTGCGCATGGTATTCGTCCTGAAACACATAGTAATTATGTTGATTTTTTTGATTCCAGGATTAAATTATTAAGAGTTAATAATTTTAGACAAGAAATTGGATTTATTCAGGAAACTAGAGCGGTTTTAGAGCTTAGGGCATTGATAGCTAAGATAGGACCTGACGTTATACATATGCATTCTTCTCAATCAGGTGTTCTTGGTAAATTGGCTAGTTTAAATACAAAATCGGTAAAGGTTTATTCTCCGCATGGATTTTCATTTTTGAAACAAGATGTTTCAGATCTGAAGCGATTTGCTTTTAAAAGTATTGAAAAGGTATTTTCTCTTTTTGATTGTACATTAGTAGCAAGTAGTTCATCTGAGTTTGCAGAAGCAAAATTAATTACGAAAAAGTCGGTTTTGATTAATAATGGAATAAATACTGAATCACTTAGTAAGTTTTTAAATATTCCGAAAAATAATTCCAAAATTACAGTTGGCATGATTGGACGTGCTTTGCCTCAGAAAAATCCCAGATTATTTAATTCCATAGCTAGCCGAATGCCCGACATTGATTTCGTTTGGATAGGAGATGGAGAATTGAGAAATGAGTTAAAAGCACCCAATATATTTATAGTGGGGTGGGGAAGTAGAGAAGAAGCATTGCATTATTTAGCTAAATTGGATATATACATTATGACGTCCCTCTGGGAAGGAATGCCTTTATCATTGCTAGAAGCGATGTATCTAAAAATTCCATCAGTTGTTACAAATGTTGTAGGTAACAGAGATGTGATTATTGATAATTTTAATGGTTATGTCGTAAACAATGAAGACGAGTTCGTAGATAAAATTAAATTTTTGGCAAATAATACATTGGAAAGAGTACGGATGGGAAATGCAGCATATTGTGACATTTGTGAAAAATTTAATAGTAAGGTGATGGCTGAAAATTTCAATAAAGTTTACGGTTTTTAA
- a CDS encoding NAD-dependent epimerase/dehydratase family protein codes for MRKIAITGANGFLGKNLAAKFAADGYQVICFSKGNDDTLGEFSNITFLNSQIEDILNFTNYPETKDIDVLYHFAWSGVSNVYKNNPNIQAQNIFYGLKVLDFAHKCDIKKVVFPGSAAEFSCTGGIINGQGVSSPSDVYAASKISTRLLCEAYAKQLGVGFIWTLITSVYGPGRDDNNLISYTIKSLLAGEKPSFTKLEQEWDYIYIEDLLSALIKVGESGRTGKIYPIGSGQHRKMIEYVQEIRSLIDPDLPIGIGDLPYKNGKIDHQILDISELKRDTGFVPEFSFEKGILLTIEFFKKQLNEKDSSYS; via the coding sequence TAGCTGCAAAATTTGCTGCAGACGGATATCAAGTTATTTGTTTCTCCAAAGGTAATGATGATACTTTAGGTGAATTTAGCAATATTACATTTTTAAATTCTCAAATAGAAGATATATTAAATTTTACCAATTATCCGGAGACGAAAGATATAGATGTTCTTTATCATTTTGCTTGGTCTGGAGTATCCAACGTGTACAAAAATAATCCAAATATACAGGCGCAAAATATATTTTATGGATTAAAGGTTCTTGATTTTGCACATAAATGTGATATTAAAAAAGTTGTGTTTCCTGGTTCCGCTGCGGAATTTTCTTGCACTGGTGGAATTATTAATGGACAAGGTGTATCATCACCATCTGATGTCTATGCTGCAAGCAAAATATCAACAAGGTTATTATGTGAAGCATATGCGAAGCAGCTTGGGGTTGGGTTTATATGGACCCTAATTACGAGCGTGTATGGTCCCGGACGGGATGATAATAATTTAATTTCATACACTATTAAGAGTCTGCTTGCTGGGGAGAAACCTTCATTTACAAAATTAGAGCAGGAGTGGGACTATATATATATTGAAGATCTTTTGAGCGCTTTAATTAAAGTCGGAGAGAGTGGTCGAACGGGAAAAATTTATCCTATTGGTAGTGGTCAGCACAGGAAAATGATTGAATATGTGCAAGAGATTAGGAGTTTAATAGATCCAGATTTGCCAATTGGAATTGGAGACTTACCATATAAAAATGGAAAGATTGATCATCAAATATTAGATATTTCTGAATTAAAGAGAGATACAGGATTTGTGCCTGAGTTTTCATTCGAAAAAGGGATTTTATTGACGATTGAATTTTTTAAAAAGCAGTTGAATGAAAAGGATTCTTCATATAGCTGA